In one window of Agromyces badenianii DNA:
- a CDS encoding RecQ family ATP-dependent DNA helicase, whose product MTPIATDTQSAALAALRELVGRDDAGFHDGQFEAIEALVEGRRRALVVQRTGWGKSAVYFVATLLLRRRGAGPTVLVSPLLALMRDQIAAAERAGVRAVAINSTNAHEWGDVLAQLDRDEVDVLLVSPERLNNPSFREEQLPALVRRIGMLVVDEAHCISDWGHDFRPDYRRLRELISQMPAEVPVLATTATANSRVVADVAEQLGTGAAEGSADGSGAGTDAGTGVLTIRGPLARSSLRLGVLRLPDAPSRLAWLLSHLDDLPGSGIIYTLTVAAANDTARLLRERGHEVRAYTGQTDTDERAESEGMLKRNEVKALIATSALGMGFDKPDLGFVLHLGAPSSPVAYYQQVGRAGRASESADVLLLPGTEDGAIWHYFATASMPDQERAERVIGALSDVPMSTPALEAMVDIRRTPLELLLKVLDVDGAVRRVRGGWVSTGTPWVYDAERYERIAAERLAEQQHMIDYEQTDGCRMEFLQRSLDDDTAAPCGRCDNCAGVWYPREIAASASATAAESLDRVGVPIEPRRAWPTGADRLGVHVKGRIAPAEQAGEGRALARLTDLGWGGTLRELFAPGSPDAPVSPQVLAACVRVLAGWGWAERPVAVVAMPSRSRPLLVDSLARGLAEVGRLPYLGALEHDNGGPSGEPGGNSAFRLAGLWNRFSADGLAMPPGGVLLVDDQADSRWTLTIAARELRRAGATEVLPFVLALRG is encoded by the coding sequence ATGACGCCGATCGCGACCGACACCCAGAGCGCCGCACTCGCCGCGCTGCGCGAACTCGTAGGGCGTGATGACGCGGGCTTCCACGACGGCCAGTTCGAGGCGATCGAGGCCCTCGTCGAAGGGCGTCGACGCGCGCTCGTCGTGCAACGCACCGGGTGGGGAAAGTCGGCGGTGTACTTCGTCGCGACCCTGCTGCTGCGTCGGCGGGGCGCGGGCCCGACGGTGCTCGTCTCGCCACTGCTCGCGCTCATGCGCGACCAGATCGCCGCGGCGGAGCGCGCCGGCGTGCGCGCGGTGGCGATCAATTCGACCAATGCACACGAGTGGGGCGACGTGCTCGCCCAGCTCGACCGCGACGAGGTCGACGTGCTGCTCGTCTCGCCCGAGCGGCTCAACAACCCGAGCTTCCGTGAAGAGCAGCTGCCCGCGCTCGTGCGCCGCATCGGCATGCTCGTCGTCGACGAGGCGCACTGCATCAGCGACTGGGGGCACGACTTCCGGCCCGACTACCGGCGGCTGCGCGAGCTCATCTCGCAGATGCCCGCCGAAGTGCCGGTGCTCGCCACGACGGCGACCGCCAACAGCCGGGTCGTGGCGGATGTCGCGGAGCAGCTCGGCACCGGTGCGGCCGAGGGCTCGGCCGACGGCTCCGGGGCGGGCACCGACGCGGGCACCGGCGTGCTCACGATTCGCGGGCCGCTAGCGAGGTCTTCGCTGCGACTCGGGGTGCTGCGGCTGCCCGACGCTCCGAGCCGCCTGGCGTGGCTGCTCAGCCACCTCGACGACCTTCCCGGTTCGGGCATCATCTACACCCTGACCGTCGCCGCCGCCAACGACACGGCTCGACTGCTGCGCGAGCGCGGCCATGAGGTGCGCGCCTACACGGGCCAGACCGACACCGACGAACGCGCGGAGTCCGAGGGCATGCTGAAGCGCAACGAGGTGAAGGCGCTCATCGCGACGAGCGCGCTCGGCATGGGCTTCGACAAGCCAGACCTCGGCTTCGTGCTGCACCTCGGCGCCCCGTCGTCGCCCGTCGCCTACTACCAGCAGGTCGGGCGCGCCGGGCGCGCGAGCGAGAGCGCCGACGTGCTTCTCCTCCCCGGCACCGAAGACGGCGCCATCTGGCACTACTTCGCGACGGCGTCGATGCCCGATCAGGAGCGTGCCGAGCGCGTCATCGGCGCCCTCTCCGACGTGCCGATGTCCACACCCGCGCTCGAGGCGATGGTCGACATCCGCCGCACACCGCTCGAGCTGCTGCTCAAGGTGCTCGACGTCGACGGCGCCGTGCGCCGGGTGCGGGGCGGCTGGGTCTCGACCGGCACCCCGTGGGTCTACGACGCCGAACGCTACGAGCGCATCGCCGCCGAGCGCCTCGCCGAGCAGCAGCACATGATCGACTACGAGCAGACCGACGGATGCCGCATGGAGTTCCTGCAGCGATCGCTCGACGACGACACGGCCGCGCCCTGCGGGCGGTGCGACAACTGCGCGGGCGTCTGGTATCCACGTGAGATCGCGGCATCCGCGAGCGCCACCGCCGCCGAATCACTCGACCGCGTCGGCGTGCCCATCGAACCGCGCCGCGCGTGGCCGACGGGTGCCGACCGTCTCGGGGTGCACGTGAAGGGCCGCATCGCCCCGGCCGAGCAGGCAGGCGAAGGGCGCGCGCTCGCCCGACTCACCGACCTCGGCTGGGGCGGCACCCTGCGCGAGCTCTTCGCGCCGGGCTCCCCCGACGCCCCCGTGTCACCGCAGGTGCTCGCCGCGTGCGTGCGCGTGCTCGCCGGCTGGGGCTGGGCCGAGCGCCCGGTCGCGGTCGTCGCCATGCCGTCGCGCTCGCGCCCGCTGCTCGTCGACTCCCTCGCCCGTGGCCTCGCCGAGGTCGGGCGACTCCCCTACCTCGGCGCGCTCGAGCACGACAACGGCGGCCCGAGCGGTGAGCCGGGCGGCAACAGCGCGTTCCGGCTCGCCGGGCTGTGGAATCGCTTCTCGGCCGACGGCCTCGCCATGCCGCCCGGGGGCGTGCTGCTCGTCGACGATCAGGCCGACAGCCGGTGGACCCTCACGATCGCCGCGCGCGAGCTGCGCCGGGCGGGCGCAACCGAGGTGCTGCCCTTCGTGCTCGCGCTGCGCGGCTGA
- the paaI gene encoding hydroxyphenylacetyl-CoA thioesterase PaaI codes for MTDAATAAGAPNRAMMDRDLASAALGMVVELDEPGHAVVSMIVRDDMTNGFHITHGGLVFTLADTAFAIACNEDDTVTVAAGADITFLKSTVAGQTLTATAVRRARSGRTGLYDVTVVDEQGDAVAEFRGRSISTNRTI; via the coding sequence ATGACGGATGCCGCGACCGCAGCCGGCGCACCGAACCGGGCGATGATGGATCGCGATCTCGCCTCCGCCGCGCTCGGAATGGTCGTCGAGCTCGACGAGCCGGGGCACGCCGTCGTCTCGATGATCGTGCGCGACGACATGACCAACGGGTTCCACATCACCCACGGCGGGCTCGTCTTCACCCTCGCCGACACCGCCTTCGCCATCGCCTGCAACGAAGACGACACCGTCACGGTCGCGGCGGGCGCCGACATCACGTTCCTGAAGTCCACCGTCGCGGGGCAGACCCTCACCGCGACGGCCGTCCGCCGGGCCCGATCGGGCCGTACCGGACTCTACGACGTCACGGTCGTCGACGAACAGGGCGACGCCGTCGCCGAGTTCCGCGGCCGCTCGATCTCCACCAACCGCACCATCTGA
- the paaC gene encoding 1,2-phenylacetyl-CoA epoxidase subunit PaaC translates to MSVEDHHGDVSVDRLALAEELAGTAADGSGAVATPDAAEYALRLGDDALVLAQQLGMWIARAPELEEDVALGNIALDLVGHARSLLHYAGTASGRSEDELAYWRDEPEWRNAWLFEQPNGDFAHTIARQLVASVFLFELYSRLVDSADPTIAAIAAKSVKEVDYHRDHATQWVLRLAGGTEESRRRMIVAIADTWPYVDELVADDALVERLAAAGIAVLPSTLWPAFDAVIDEVFAEAALERPAGRTAFIASGGGREGRHTEHLGPLLAEMQVLARAHPGASW, encoded by the coding sequence GTGAGCGTCGAGGATCACCACGGCGACGTCTCGGTCGACCGGCTCGCGCTTGCCGAGGAGCTCGCGGGCACCGCGGCCGACGGGTCGGGTGCGGTCGCGACTCCGGATGCCGCGGAGTACGCGCTGCGCCTCGGCGACGACGCCCTCGTGCTGGCCCAGCAGCTCGGCATGTGGATCGCCCGCGCGCCCGAGCTCGAGGAGGACGTCGCCCTCGGCAACATCGCCCTCGACCTCGTCGGCCATGCCCGTTCGCTGCTGCACTACGCCGGCACCGCGAGCGGGCGCAGCGAAGACGAGCTCGCCTACTGGCGCGACGAGCCGGAGTGGCGCAATGCCTGGCTCTTCGAGCAGCCCAACGGCGACTTCGCGCACACGATCGCGCGTCAGCTCGTGGCATCCGTCTTCCTGTTCGAGCTGTATTCGCGGCTCGTCGACTCGGCCGATCCGACGATCGCGGCGATCGCTGCGAAGTCGGTGAAGGAGGTCGACTACCACCGCGACCACGCGACCCAGTGGGTGCTGCGGCTCGCCGGCGGCACCGAGGAGTCGCGCCGCCGCATGATCGTGGCGATCGCCGACACCTGGCCGTACGTCGACGAGCTCGTCGCCGACGATGCGCTCGTCGAGCGGCTCGCCGCCGCCGGCATCGCGGTGCTGCCCTCGACGCTGTGGCCGGCGTTCGACGCCGTGATCGACGAGGTCTTCGCCGAGGCCGCACTCGAGCGGCCCGCCGGGCGCACGGCGTTCATCGCCTCGGGCGGCGGCCGCGAGGGGCGCCACACCGAGCACCTCGGTCCGCTCCTCGCCGAGATGCAGGTGCTCGCCCGCGCGCACCCGGGAGCATCGTGGTGA
- the paaB gene encoding 1,2-phenylacetyl-CoA epoxidase subunit PaaB: MSTPGETGTEAWPLWEVFVRANRGLSHVHVGSLHAPDSDMAVRNARDLYTRRGEGISIWVVPADAITTSDPDAKGAFFESPAGKNYRHAVYYTKSEGVKHL, translated from the coding sequence ATGTCGACTCCCGGCGAGACGGGCACCGAGGCCTGGCCCCTGTGGGAGGTCTTCGTGCGCGCGAACCGCGGCCTCTCCCACGTGCACGTGGGGTCGCTGCACGCCCCCGACTCCGACATGGCCGTGCGCAACGCCCGCGACCTGTACACCCGCCGGGGCGAGGGCATCTCGATCTGGGTCGTGCCCGCCGACGCGATCACGACGAGCGACCCCGATGCGAAGGGCGCGTTCTTCGAGAGCCCGGCCGGCAAGAACTACCGCCACGCCGTCTACTACACGAAGAGCGAAGGGGTGAAGCACCTGTGA
- a CDS encoding SGNH/GDSL hydrolase family protein: MRSKRLGHHRVASTVAPFAAVVALLLTACSSPPVPSASSAASPTAPTPPAAAATLSPSRLAEGAEVLIIGDSFTEGYGIAPGTDWAHLVADDRGWQATIDGVSGTGFTQGLAADGRTGLDYANRVRRHAEAGGAYDLVILQGGLNDLLVPAATERANVAATVQAARTAWPDADVIVFGPTAPFGGGGNRDESGAIRATATEAGAVYIDPAAPSPWLDQANSPDFDLGDRLHLNDAGQAYLAARFVDAVLASVE; the protein is encoded by the coding sequence ATGAGATCGAAGCGTCTTGGTCATCACCGTGTCGCGTCGACGGTGGCGCCGTTCGCTGCGGTCGTCGCCCTGCTGCTCACCGCGTGCAGCTCGCCGCCCGTGCCTTCTGCGAGTTCCGCCGCCTCCCCGACGGCGCCCACGCCCCCCGCGGCGGCCGCCACGCTCTCCCCGTCGCGCCTCGCCGAGGGTGCCGAGGTCCTGATCATCGGCGACTCCTTCACCGAGGGGTACGGAATCGCTCCCGGCACCGACTGGGCCCATCTCGTCGCCGACGATCGTGGATGGCAGGCCACGATCGACGGTGTCAGCGGCACCGGGTTCACCCAGGGCCTCGCCGCCGACGGCCGAACGGGGCTCGACTACGCGAATCGGGTTCGCAGGCACGCCGAGGCCGGGGGCGCCTACGACCTCGTCATCCTGCAGGGCGGCCTCAACGACCTCCTCGTGCCGGCCGCCACCGAACGGGCCAACGTCGCCGCGACGGTGCAGGCAGCACGCACGGCATGGCCCGATGCCGACGTGATCGTCTTCGGCCCGACCGCTCCATTCGGCGGCGGCGGCAATCGCGACGAGTCCGGTGCGATCCGAGCCACGGCGACGGAGGCCGGCGCCGTCTACATCGACCCCGCGGCCCCGAGCCCCTGGCTCGACCAGGCCAACAGCCCCGACTTCGATCTCGGCGATCGGCTCCACCTGAACGATGCCGGGCAGGCGTACCTCGCGGCGCGGTTCGTCGATGCCGTGCTGGCATCGGTCGAATGA
- the paaE gene encoding 1,2-phenylacetyl-CoA epoxidase subunit PaaE, with product MSDEAPSPSRRRARFHTLEVAEVRPLTADAVEVTFAVPDALADDYAFMPGQYVALRKDFDGHELRRSYSICRPPVHGSISVAIKRDLGGRFSTWATSELTAGDTLDVMSPQGTFTSTLDALDGKHVVGIAAGSGITPLMALAHTVLARSATSEFELVYTNRSTLDVMFLEELAELKDRYPARLALHHVLSREQRTAPLLSGRIDGEKLERMLDVLIRPETVDEWFLCGPFELVQLARDTLEARGVPPKHVRYELFTTDADRIEPRHGRPVVVERGEPTVAIEFTLDGQSTTVDSPVSAHESILNAALRVRPDVPFACAGGVCGTCRARVIEGSVAMTENYALEPDELERGYVLTCQSHPKSERVVVDYDV from the coding sequence ATCTCCGACGAGGCGCCGAGCCCGAGCCGCCGCCGCGCGCGGTTCCACACGCTCGAGGTCGCCGAGGTGCGCCCGCTCACCGCCGACGCGGTCGAGGTCACCTTCGCGGTGCCCGACGCCCTCGCCGACGACTACGCGTTCATGCCCGGGCAGTACGTCGCCCTGCGCAAGGACTTCGACGGCCACGAACTGCGGCGCAGCTACTCGATCTGCCGGCCTCCCGTGCACGGGAGCATCTCGGTCGCGATCAAGCGCGACCTCGGCGGCCGGTTCTCGACCTGGGCGACCTCCGAGCTGACCGCCGGCGACACCCTCGACGTGATGAGCCCGCAGGGCACGTTCACCTCGACCCTCGACGCCCTCGACGGAAAGCACGTCGTCGGCATCGCCGCCGGCTCGGGCATCACCCCGCTCATGGCGCTCGCCCACACGGTGCTCGCCCGCTCCGCGACATCCGAGTTCGAGCTCGTCTACACGAACCGGTCGACGCTCGACGTGATGTTCCTCGAAGAACTCGCCGAACTGAAGGACCGCTACCCGGCGCGGCTCGCGCTGCACCACGTGCTCTCGCGCGAGCAGCGCACCGCGCCGCTCCTCTCGGGGCGCATCGACGGCGAGAAGCTCGAGCGCATGCTCGACGTGCTCATCAGGCCCGAGACGGTCGACGAGTGGTTCCTCTGCGGGCCGTTCGAGCTCGTGCAGCTCGCCCGCGACACCCTCGAGGCGCGCGGTGTGCCGCCGAAGCACGTGCGGTACGAGCTCTTCACGACCGACGCCGACCGGATCGAGCCGCGGCACGGGCGGCCCGTCGTGGTCGAGCGCGGAGAGCCGACCGTGGCGATCGAGTTCACGCTCGACGGCCAGTCGACGACCGTCGACAGCCCGGTGAGCGCGCACGAGTCGATCCTGAACGCGGCGCTGCGGGTGCGGCCCGACGTGCCGTTCGCGTGCGCCGGCGGGGTGTGCGGCACGTGCCGCGCACGCGTGATCGAGGGCAGCGTCGCGATGACCGAGAACTACGCACTCGAACCCGACGAGCTCGAACGCGGCTACGTGCTCACGTGCCAGTCGCATCCGAAGTCCGAGCGGGTCGTCGTCGACTACGACGTGTGA
- a CDS encoding TetR/AcrR family transcriptional regulator, which yields MSENGSLRRGRPGYDQQGILEVAVAAFNQYGYDATSMGVLADRLGLSKSAIYHHFASKDEILERALDDALGALEGVLSEADAAGGRAADRVDHVLRGAVRVLVAKLSSVTLLLRVRGNTEVERRALARRRAFDKAVTALVEEAQAEGTLRSDIDASVVARLTFGMINSIVEWYRPGGREDADKLADDVIAVALDGLRMPTSNRVDELLG from the coding sequence ATGTCAGAGAACGGATCACTTCGACGCGGGCGCCCCGGCTACGACCAGCAGGGCATCCTCGAGGTCGCTGTCGCCGCCTTCAACCAGTACGGCTACGACGCGACCTCGATGGGCGTGCTCGCCGACCGCCTCGGGTTGTCGAAGTCGGCGATCTACCACCACTTCGCCTCGAAAGACGAGATCCTCGAACGCGCACTCGACGATGCGCTCGGCGCGCTCGAGGGCGTCTTGAGCGAAGCGGATGCCGCGGGCGGACGCGCGGCCGACCGGGTCGACCACGTGCTCCGCGGCGCCGTGCGGGTGCTCGTCGCGAAGCTCTCCTCCGTGACCCTGCTGCTGAGGGTGCGCGGCAACACCGAAGTCGAACGCCGCGCGCTCGCCCGGCGTCGTGCCTTCGACAAGGCCGTCACCGCACTCGTCGAGGAGGCGCAGGCCGAGGGCACGCTGCGCTCCGACATCGACGCGAGCGTCGTCGCGCGCCTGACATTCGGCATGATCAACTCGATCGTCGAGTGGTACCGCCCGGGCGGCCGCGAAGACGCCGACAAGCTCGCCGACGACGTCATCGCCGTCGCGCTCGACGGGCTGCGCATGCCGACCTCGAACCGCGTCGACGAGCTGCTCGGCTGA
- the paaA gene encoding 1,2-phenylacetyl-CoA epoxidase subunit PaaA — protein sequence MTSPADLSVVDPELSAEEARFSDLIAADSRIEPRDWMPDAYRKTLIRQISQHAHSEIIGMQPESNWITRAPSLKRKAILMAKVQDEAGHGLYLYSAAQTLGISREEMTTQLIEGKARYSSIFNYPTPTWADMGAIGWLVDGAAICNQVPLCRASYGPYGRAMVRICKEESFHQRQGFEILLELMQGSDAQRQMAQDAVNRWYWPSLMMFGPPDDESPNSAQSMAWNIKRFSNDDLRQRFVGMLVPQAEVLGVTLPDPELRFDEQTGRYEMSEIDWDEFNEVLAGRGPANAERLRRRREAHDDGAWVREAAAEYARKQAGRALAASGAVA from the coding sequence ATGACCTCTCCAGCAGACCTCAGCGTGGTCGACCCCGAGCTCTCCGCCGAGGAGGCCCGGTTCAGCGACCTCATCGCCGCCGACTCCCGCATCGAGCCGCGCGACTGGATGCCCGACGCCTACCGCAAGACGCTCATCCGGCAGATCTCGCAGCACGCGCACTCCGAGATCATCGGCATGCAGCCCGAGTCGAACTGGATCACGCGCGCGCCGAGCCTGAAGCGCAAGGCGATCCTGATGGCCAAGGTGCAAGACGAGGCCGGCCACGGGCTCTACCTCTATTCCGCAGCACAGACGCTCGGCATCTCTCGCGAGGAGATGACGACGCAGCTCATCGAGGGCAAGGCGCGGTACTCCTCGATCTTCAACTACCCGACGCCGACGTGGGCCGACATGGGCGCCATCGGCTGGCTCGTCGACGGCGCCGCCATCTGCAACCAGGTGCCGCTGTGCCGTGCGTCGTACGGACCGTACGGCCGAGCGATGGTGCGCATCTGCAAAGAGGAGTCGTTCCACCAGCGACAGGGCTTCGAGATCCTGCTCGAACTCATGCAGGGAAGCGACGCCCAGCGGCAGATGGCCCAAGACGCGGTGAACCGCTGGTACTGGCCCTCGCTCATGATGTTCGGGCCGCCCGACGACGAATCGCCGAACTCGGCGCAGTCGATGGCGTGGAACATCAAGCGCTTCTCGAATGACGATCTGCGCCAGCGCTTCGTCGGCATGCTCGTGCCGCAGGCCGAGGTGCTCGGGGTCACGCTGCCCGACCCGGAGCTGCGTTTCGACGAGCAGACGGGCAGGTACGAGATGAGCGAGATCGACTGGGACGAGTTCAACGAGGTGCTCGCCGGGCGGGGGCCCGCGAACGCCGAGCGGCTGCGCCGCCGGCGCGAGGCCCACGACGACGGTGCCTGGGTGCGCGAAGCCGCCGCAGAGTACGCGCGCAAGCAGGCCGGGCGCGCGCTCGCGGCATCCGGGGCGGTGGCGTGA
- the paaK gene encoding phenylacetate--CoA ligase PaaK, whose protein sequence is MSRSEIESLQLERLQQTVQHAYEHVPLYTAKFDAAGVNPRDIRSLDDVVKLPFTTKEDLRQTYPFGMFAVPMEQVARIHASSGTTGRPTVVGYTKGDLDRWATLIARSLRAGGIRPGMKVHNAYGYGLFTGGLGAHAGIEKLGATVIPMSGGQTARQVQLINDFEPDAILCTPSYLLTIADSMVEQGIDPRSTSLKVAVLGAEPWTNEMRHELEQRLGVDALDIYGLSEVMGPGVGSECVETKDGPHIWEDHFLPEIIDGETGARLADGARGELVFTSLTKEAFPVIRYRTRDLTRLLPGTARPGMRRIEKITGRNDDMIILRGVNLFPTQIEEIVLGIEQLTPHFILELRRTGTMDDLTVRIERHPDLSVEVCQAATVVLAKRIKEGIGSSVAVVLEEPGALPRSEGKYQRVYDLRAK, encoded by the coding sequence ATGAGCCGCTCCGAGATCGAGAGCCTGCAACTCGAGCGACTGCAGCAGACCGTGCAGCACGCCTATGAGCACGTGCCGCTGTACACGGCGAAGTTCGACGCGGCGGGCGTGAATCCGCGCGACATTCGCTCGCTCGACGACGTCGTCAAGCTGCCCTTCACGACGAAGGAGGACCTGCGCCAGACCTACCCGTTCGGCATGTTCGCCGTGCCGATGGAACAGGTCGCGCGCATCCATGCCTCGAGCGGCACCACGGGCCGGCCGACCGTCGTGGGCTACACGAAGGGCGACCTCGACCGCTGGGCGACGCTCATCGCCCGGTCACTCCGCGCCGGCGGCATCCGCCCCGGCATGAAGGTGCACAACGCCTACGGCTACGGCCTCTTCACGGGCGGCCTCGGCGCGCACGCCGGCATCGAGAAGCTCGGGGCCACCGTCATCCCGATGTCGGGCGGGCAGACCGCACGCCAGGTGCAGCTCATCAACGACTTCGAGCCCGACGCGATCCTCTGCACCCCGAGCTACCTGCTGACGATCGCCGACAGCATGGTCGAGCAGGGCATCGATCCCCGATCGACGAGCCTCAAGGTCGCCGTGCTCGGTGCCGAGCCGTGGACGAACGAGATGCGACACGAGCTCGAGCAGCGTCTGGGCGTCGACGCGCTCGATATCTACGGCCTCAGCGAGGTCATGGGGCCCGGCGTCGGCAGCGAGTGCGTCGAGACGAAAGACGGGCCGCACATCTGGGAGGACCACTTCCTGCCCGAGATCATCGACGGCGAGACCGGCGCGCGGCTCGCCGACGGCGCGCGCGGCGAGCTCGTCTTCACCTCGCTCACGAAAGAGGCGTTCCCCGTCATCCGCTACCGCACGCGCGACCTCACCCGGCTGCTGCCCGGCACCGCCCGCCCCGGCATGCGCCGCATCGAGAAGATCACGGGCCGCAACGACGACATGATCATCCTGCGCGGCGTGAACCTGTTCCCCACGCAGATCGAGGAGATCGTGCTCGGCATCGAGCAGCTCACCCCGCACTTCATCCTCGAATTGCGCCGCACCGGCACGATGGACGACCTGACGGTGCGCATCGAGCGGCATCCCGACCTCTCGGTCGAGGTGTGCCAGGCCGCCACGGTCGTGCTGGCGAAGCGCATCAAGGAGGGCATCGGGTCGTCCGTCGCCGTGGTGCTCGAGGAGCCGGGGGCGCTCCCCCGCAGCGAAGGCAAGTACCAGCGCGTCTACGACCTGCGCGCGAAGTGA
- the paaD gene encoding 1,2-phenylacetyl-CoA epoxidase subunit PaaD — protein sequence MPADPAARRAWQVAATVTDPEIPVLTIEDLGVLRSVEIGEGGAVRVQLTPTYSGCPALDAMRDDVLLALTHAGYDEVRVDLVLAPAWSTDWMSEAGKQKLRRYGIQAPTGHAAARGSGPVRVQLAVKCPRCNSLDTRELARFGSTSCKALYECRACLEPFDYFKVL from the coding sequence GTGCCCGCCGATCCGGCGGCGCGGCGCGCGTGGCAGGTCGCGGCGACCGTGACCGACCCCGAGATCCCGGTGCTCACCATCGAAGACCTCGGCGTGCTGCGCTCGGTCGAGATCGGCGAGGGCGGCGCCGTTCGCGTGCAACTGACTCCGACGTACAGCGGATGCCCCGCGCTCGACGCCATGCGCGACGACGTGCTGCTCGCGCTCACGCACGCCGGGTACGACGAGGTGCGGGTCGACCTCGTGCTCGCTCCCGCGTGGTCGACCGACTGGATGAGCGAGGCGGGCAAGCAGAAGCTGCGTCGCTACGGCATCCAGGCGCCGACGGGCCATGCGGCCGCGCGCGGCTCGGGCCCGGTGCGGGTGCAACTCGCCGTGAAGTGCCCGCGCTGCAATTCGCTCGACACGCGTGAACTCGCCCGCTTCGGCTCGACGTCGTGCAAGGCCCTCTACGAGTGCCGCGCCTGCCTCGAGCCCTTCGACTACTTCAAGGTGCTCTGA